One segment of Candidatus Gracilibacteria bacterium DNA contains the following:
- a CDS encoding ComEC family competence protein: MLSLIYSSIHQSHIDSNLDILERYEGQYVNYAGVVREVYRRDDYQDEYIVDIQLVAKNTLKNKSKSIYSIVKVPKNFQLQPGQDIEFSGRFQMIEDFDSFAYKNFLLSKSIYFRTSVSKVDIISESTSITQKIFIFRERLISVIGELYPKNEAIFLAGILFGARENIPSDLKTDFNNSGLTHFIAVSGFNITLCIIFVSFLFAYFPIWFRVIGVISTILTFSFFVGLGAPVVRASIMGILGYIFIQSGSPVRNIVLLTFTAVCMALWSPLALVYDVSLHLSFLAVIGIIYTQELFQKIFSFLPSSFAIREAFVLTLSALSFSLPIMLFQFGQVSLLAPLANIAVTWTIPLAMLGGAMSVVLYFIFPPLAELTGFITWIFLRYDIMIVQFFGNKEGALFIFEIGNYKFFAESLYFILLIYFLIMYHLKIKKNEL, from the coding sequence TTGTTATCTCTCATATATAGTTCTATTCATCAGTCTCATATTGACTCTAATTTAGATATACTCGAAAGATATGAGTGACAATATGTAAATTATGCGTGAGTAGTGAGAGAAGTTTATAGGAGAGATGATTACCAAGATGAATATATTGTAGACATCCAGCTCGTAGCTAAAAATACGCTTAAAAACAAAAGCAAAAGTATATATTCCATTGTAAAAGTTCCTAAGAATTTTCAGCTACAGCCATGACAGGATATTGAATTTTCTGGTCGTTTTCAAATGATAGAGGATTTTGATAGCTTCGCTTACAAAAATTTCTTATTATCTAAATCTATATATTTTAGAACTTCTGTCTCAAAGGTAGATATAATTTCAGAAAGCACTTCCATTACTCAAAAAATATTTATTTTTAGAGAGCGTCTCATTAGCGTAATTTGAGAACTATATCCTAAAAATGAGGCTATTTTTTTAGCCTGAATATTATTTTGAGCGAGAGAAAATATTCCAAGTGATTTGAAAACAGATTTTAATAATTCATGACTCACTCATTTTATAGCTGTCAGTGGTTTTAATATTACACTTTGTATTATTTTCGTGAGTTTCTTATTTGCGTATTTTCCGATTTGGTTTCGGGTTATTTGAGTTATAAGTACTATTCTTACTTTTTCATTTTTTGTATGACTATGAGCTCCAGTTGTGAGAGCCTCTATAATGTGAATACTTTGATATATATTTATACAATCTTGAAGTCCAGTAAGGAATATTGTACTCCTTACCTTCACTGCTGTTTGTATGGCTCTCTGGTCGCCCTTAGCACTTGTATATGATGTAAGTCTACACTTAAGTTTTCTAGCAGTCATAGGGATTATTTATACCCAAGAATTATTTCAAAAAATATTTTCTTTTCTTCCATCTAGTTTTGCTATTAGAGAGGCATTCGTACTTACGCTCTCTGCTTTGAGCTTCTCTCTTCCTATTATGCTCTTTCAATTTTGACAAGTCTCTCTTCTTGCTCCGCTGGCTAATATAGCAGTTACTTGGACTATTCCTTTAGCTATGCTATGATGAGCTATGAGTGTAGTGCTTTATTTTATTTTTCCTCCACTTGCTGAACTGACATGATTTATAACATGGATTTTCCTTCGATATGACATTATGATTGTTCAATTTTTTTGAAACAAAGAAGGAGCGCTTTTTATTTTTGAAATATGAAACTATAAATTTTTTGCTGAATCATTATATTTTATTCTTCTCATATATTTTTTAATAATGTATCATCTCAAAATAAAAAAGAATGAACTTTAA
- the efp gene encoding elongation factor P, whose translation MYNASELKVGKKFLMDNDPYEVTAYSQKVVGRGGSIINIKCKNLISGGTIPKTFSDKDNFPPADIATHTYDYLYNDGETYYFMNRETYEQVELSKVTLDGAELFLNDGDKVMLQEFNGVPINVNLDASCVLVVEDTPPGEKGDTATGGKKPATMTTGLVIQVPLFINIGENIKVDTRTKEYLGRA comes from the coding sequence ATGTACAATGCAAGTGAACTTAAGGTGTGAAAGAAGTTTCTTATGGATAATGATCCATATGAGGTTACTGCTTATTCGCAAAAAGTAGTAGGACGAGGTGGATCGATTATCAATATAAAGTGTAAGAACCTCATCAGTGGTGGTACTATCCCAAAAACATTTTCAGATAAGGATAATTTTCCACCAGCTGATATTGCAACTCATACCTATGATTATCTTTATAATGATGGTGAGACATACTATTTTATGAACAGAGAAACATATGAACAAGTTGAGCTCTCAAAAGTAACACTTGATGGAGCTGAATTGTTTCTTAATGATGGAGATAAGGTAATGCTTCAAGAATTCAATGGAGTCCCTATTAATGTTAATTTAGATGCAAGTTGTGTGCTCGTAGTAGAAGACACTCCTCCAGGAGAGAAATGAGATACTGCTACCTGAGGAAAAAAACCAGCAACAATGACTACTTGACTTGTGATCCAGGTCCCTTTATTTATAAATATTTGAGAAAATATTAAGGTAGATACAAGGACGAAAGAGTATCTAGGAAGAGCGTAA
- the rny gene encoding ribonuclease Y translates to MDIGTIVLGVIFGMALSVVLFFIWENRKTTQAETKSEKIVSKAETKRERMISDAREESQNLVKKAKEEAIEITSKAREGEDRIAKTELRVIEREEKIEQRLEQISKRQDDIIVQEEKLKENRDALRDKEAELDGKLSEISKLSEEEAKEIYLTQIGDKYSLDAKNLIDKHKKKIELEKTEMAREIILKSIQQYAGNVTSEVTTTVIQIPSDDIKGKLIGKEGRNITTFEKNAGVSLIIDDTPDTVFISAFDLYRRYIAKKSLEKLIEDGRIQPARIEEVIKATESEGENLLRELGNQVLEELNIRNIPEEIVPIIGKLRFRTSYGQNMLKHSKEVAIIADAIGRELGVDQKLLRMGGLLHDLGKALDHDIEGTHPEIGAKIGRKYGLPEEVIDMIENHHGEQFSISIYAAIIQVADAISSVRPGARREAIEQYLKRVQEMEALVQSFSGVDKAYALSAGREVRVFVNAVTISDMQAQKMAQDIAHTIEEKLQYPGEVKVSLIRETRCIEYAK, encoded by the coding sequence ATGGATATTGGTACTATTGTCCTTTGAGTAATTTTTGGAATGGCTCTCAGTGTAGTATTATTTTTTATTTGGGAAAATAGGAAAACAACACAAGCTGAAACTAAGTCTGAAAAAATAGTCTCAAAGGCTGAAACAAAAAGAGAAAGAATGATTAGTGACGCGAGAGAGGAATCACAAAATTTAGTAAAGAAAGCAAAAGAAGAAGCTATAGAAATAACTTCAAAAGCTCGCGAATGAGAAGATAGAATTGCTAAAACAGAGCTAAGAGTCATAGAAAGAGAAGAAAAAATTGAACAACGTCTTGAGCAAATAAGTAAAAGACAAGATGATATTATTGTTCAAGAAGAAAAATTGAAAGAAAATAGAGATGCTTTGCGTGATAAGGAAGCAGAATTAGATTGAAAACTGAGTGAAATATCGAAACTTTCAGAAGAAGAAGCAAAGGAAATTTATTTAACTCAAATAGGAGATAAGTATAGTTTAGATGCTAAAAATCTTATTGATAAGCACAAAAAGAAGATTGAACTAGAAAAAACTGAAATGGCTAGAGAAATCATTCTTAAATCAATTCAACAATATGCTGGAAATGTTACGAGCGAAGTAACAACTACGGTTATTCAAATTCCAAGTGATGACATAAAATGAAAACTTATCTGAAAAGAAGGGAGAAATATTACGACATTTGAAAAAAATGCTGGAGTGTCTCTTATTATTGATGATACTCCTGATACGGTGTTTATATCAGCATTTGATCTATACCGTAGGTATATAGCTAAGAAATCACTTGAAAAACTTATTGAGGATGGACGGATTCAACCTGCCAGAATCGAAGAAGTTATCAAAGCCACTGAATCTGAATGAGAAAATCTGCTACGAGAGTTATGAAATCAGGTGCTGGAGGAACTTAATATCAGAAATATACCTGAAGAAATAGTTCCTATTATTTGAAAACTCCGTTTTAGAACAAGTTATGGACAAAATATGCTCAAGCATTCAAAGGAAGTAGCTATTATAGCTGACGCTATTGGTCGAGAACTCTGAGTTGATCAAAAATTACTTCGTATGTGAGGACTCCTACATGACCTATGAAAGGCACTTGATCATGATATAGAAGGAACGCACCCAGAAATTGGAGCAAAAATATGAAGAAAGTATGGACTTCCAGAAGAAGTTATAGACATGATTGAAAATCATCATGGTGAACAATTCTCAATTTCTATATATGCAGCAATCATTCAAGTGGCAGATGCAATTAGTTCTGTTCGACCTGGAGCAAGGAGAGAAGCAATAGAGCAATATCTCAAAAGAGTACAGGAAATGGAGGCTCTGGTTCAAAGTTTTAGTTGAGTCGACAAAGCCTATGCACTGAGTGCTGGACGTGAAGTGAGGGTATTTGTAAATGCTGTCACTATTTCAGATATGCAGGCTCAAAAAATGGCACAGGATATAGCTCATACGATAGAGGAAAAACTTCAATATCCAGGTGAAGTGAAGGTTTCACTTATACGTGAAACTCGATGTATCGAGTATGCTAAATAA
- the fusA gene encoding elongation factor G has protein sequence MAQTPLKKVRNIGIIAHIDAGKTTTTERILFYTGKIHKIGETHDGAGTMDWMEQEKERGITITSAATTAFWKDHQINIIDTPGHVDFTIEVERSLRVLDGGVAVFDASQGVEPQSETVWKQADKYHVPRIAFVNKMDKMGGDFDMSVESIKKRLAGNKVVAIQYPIGAAETFEGIIDIIEMKAYHFEGSSGENVTEGDVPADLKDKVDALRLELIEKVAEQDETLMDKYFSEGDLTIEEIKRGLRKGVCNNDLYAVTCGSALQNIGVQMVIDAAVEYLPGPLDVNDGILVVSDVDDIEKTEEIKVDISSPLAALAFKVATDPFVGRLTYVRVYAGVLKSGSYVYNATSGEKERVGRLVQMHSNSREEVPEIQAGHIGAVIGLKATKTGDTLCDMNKKFLVESMEFPEPVISISVEPKTKADQEKMGMALSKLAEEDPSFRVRTDEETGQTIISGMGELHLDIIVDRMKREFKVEANVGAPQVAYRETIKNIAKDVEHKYSKQTGGRGQYGHVVMTFEPYLTAEEDDEGGVKKVNKFVNKIVGGTIPKEYIPGVEKGLKEAYARGYLAGYPIVDVKATLTFGSYHDVDSSELSFKIAASKAFREACRKAQAVLLEPVMKVEVNTPEEYMGDVIGQINSKRGRIEDMGNRGMAKIITCYVPLSEMFGYSTELRSASQGRATYAMEFDHYEEVPTAIALKVREDRGFKLPDED, from the coding sequence ATGGCTCAAACTCCTTTAAAAAAGGTAAGAAATATCGGTATTATTGCCCATATTGATGCTGGTAAAACTACCACAACTGAACGTATACTTTTCTATACTGGTAAAATTCATAAAATTGGTGAAACTCATGATGGAGCTGGAACTATGGACTGGATGGAACAAGAAAAAGAAAGAGGTATCACTATTACTTCTGCTGCTACAACAGCTTTCTGGAAGGATCATCAAATTAACATTATTGATACTCCAGGTCACGTTGATTTCACGATTGAGGTTGAGAGATCTCTTCGAGTTCTTGATGGTGGAGTTGCAGTTTTTGATGCATCTCAGGGAGTTGAACCACAATCAGAAACTGTTTGGAAACAAGCAGATAAATATCATGTACCTAGAATCGCATTTGTAAACAAAATGGACAAAATGGGTGGTGATTTTGATATGTCAGTTGAATCAATTAAAAAGAGACTTGCTTGAAATAAAGTAGTTGCGATTCAATATCCTATTGGTGCTGCTGAAACATTTGAAGGTATCATTGATATCATTGAAATGAAAGCGTATCATTTTGAAGGAAGTTCATGAGAAAACGTTACTGAAGGAGATGTTCCAGCTGATCTAAAAGATAAAGTTGATGCACTTCGACTTGAGCTTATTGAAAAAGTAGCAGAACAGGATGAAACACTTATGGATAAATATTTTTCTGAAGGTGATCTAACTATTGAAGAAATTAAAAGAGGTCTTCGAAAAGGGGTTTGTAATAATGATCTCTACGCAGTAACGTGTGGTTCCGCTCTTCAAAATATTGGTGTACAAATGGTTATTGATGCTGCTGTTGAGTATCTTCCTGGTCCACTTGATGTAAATGATGGAATACTCGTAGTATCTGACGTTGATGATATTGAAAAAACAGAAGAAATTAAGGTTGATATTTCTTCTCCACTCGCGGCTCTCGCGTTCAAAGTAGCTACTGATCCATTTGTGGGAAGACTCACATATGTACGAGTATATGCTGGTGTACTAAAATCAGGTTCATATGTTTATAATGCTACTTCAGGTGAAAAAGAAAGAGTTGGTCGACTCGTTCAAATGCATTCAAACTCACGAGAGGAAGTACCAGAAATTCAAGCTGGTCATATCGGAGCCGTTATTGGTCTTAAGGCTACAAAAACAGGTGATACACTCTGTGATATGAATAAAAAATTCCTTGTTGAGTCAATGGAATTTCCAGAACCAGTAATCTCTATATCAGTCGAACCAAAAACTAAGGCTGATCAAGAAAAAATGGGTATGGCACTTTCTAAGCTCGCAGAAGAAGATCCATCTTTTCGAGTACGAACAGACGAAGAAACAGGTCAAACGATTATATCAGGTATGGGTGAACTTCATCTTGATATTATTGTTGATAGAATGAAAAGAGAATTTAAAGTAGAAGCTAATGTTTGAGCTCCTCAAGTTGCCTATAGAGAAACAATCAAGAACATTGCAAAAGATGTTGAACATAAATATTCAAAACAAACTGGTGGACGAGGTCAATATGGTCACGTTGTGATGACATTTGAACCATACCTTACTGCTGAAGAAGATGATGAAGGAGGAGTTAAGAAAGTGAATAAATTCGTGAATAAAATTGTTGGTGGTACAATTCCAAAAGAATATATACCTGGTGTTGAAAAAGGTCTGAAAGAAGCATATGCTCGAGGTTATTTGGCTTGATATCCAATTGTTGACGTGAAAGCGACTCTTACATTTGGTTCATACCATGATGTAGATTCATCAGAACTTTCATTTAAAATAGCTGCTTCTAAAGCATTTAGAGAAGCTTGTAGAAAAGCTCAAGCTGTTCTTTTAGAACCGGTTATGAAAGTTGAAGTAAACACTCCAGAAGAATATATGGGTGATGTTATTGGACAAATCAATTCAAAGAGAGGTCGAATCGAAGATATGGGGAATAGAGGAATGGCTAAAATCATTACATGTTATGTTCCACTTTCTGAAATGTTCGGGTACTCTACAGAGCTTCGTTCAGCTTCTCAAGGGAGAGCAACGTACGCTATGGAATTTGATCATTACGAAGAAGTTCCAACAGCAATCGCACTAAAAGTTCGAGAAGATAGAGGATTCAAACTTCCTGATGAAGATTAA
- a CDS encoding HemK family protein methyltransferase, with product MKKQEYFDMGISAGLSFKQIESILCKILELSPTQLFSKSDISAAYIYEAQKLFFDVASGVPEEYSTENANFYGRDFFVDERVLIPRNDTEILVRQSLLKLNTGIDVASTVYADIGTGSGCIAISILQEMLPMKFHSSFAFDISASAREVATINKATYELESLNIEESNLLKYFFNSSNISKRNLFLTANLPYIKDGDVENMESSVIEYEPDGALYGGRDTGFELYEKLIVQCFQLKELQKIKNIYLCIEIGFDQYDVSRQYLEDMGLSFEYFQDSASIQRVIYISGF from the coding sequence ATGAAGAAACAGGAATATTTTGATATGGGAATTTCAGCGTGACTCTCATTCAAACAAATTGAATCAATTTTATGTAAAATACTAGAACTAAGTCCTACGCAATTATTCTCTAAATCAGATATTTCTGCTGCATATATCTATGAAGCTCAAAAACTTTTTTTTGATGTAGCTTCATGAGTTCCAGAAGAATATAGCACTGAAAATGCCAATTTTTACGGACGAGATTTCTTTGTAGATGAGAGGGTTTTAATACCGAGAAATGATACAGAGATATTAGTGAGGCAATCACTTTTGAAATTAAATACGGGTATTGATGTAGCCTCTACGGTATACGCTGATATTTGAACCTGAAGTGGATGTATTGCTATAAGTATTCTTCAAGAGATGCTTCCTATGAAATTTCACTCATCTTTTGCTTTTGATATTTCTGCTTCTGCTCGTGAAGTGGCGACTATTAATAAAGCGACGTACGAATTAGAATCTCTCAATATAGAAGAGAGTAATTTGCTAAAGTATTTTTTTAATAGTTCAAATATTTCAAAAAGAAATCTATTTTTAACTGCGAACTTACCTTATATAAAAGATGGTGATGTAGAAAATATGGAGAGCTCTGTCATAGAGTATGAACCAGATGGAGCTCTCTATGGCTGAAGAGATACAGGGTTTGAGCTCTATGAGAAACTCATAGTACAATGTTTTCAACTCAAAGAACTTCAAAAAATAAAAAACATATATTTGTGTATAGAGATTGGCTTTGATCAATACGATGTCTCACGTCAATATCTTGAAGATATGTGACTTTCATTTGAATATTTCCAGGATAGTGCTAGTATACAGAGAGTAATTTATATATCATGATTTTAA
- a CDS encoding ABC transporter permease, protein MLNIALNTFKEIVRNKFLYLIVFFAGIFTLFSLALGKLTIGESQKVIVDFGLSMIEIFGLIGVLFVGSQLLFKEIEGKTIFLILSKPIKRQDFILGKFFGFSATILLIVFFQALLFLGVLFFQGIPITSLILWTVLFTFLKLEILLAIVFFFSTFMSTIMTIMVSLMVYLISHSFSLIIDLFVRMQDMILVQSIRIFQLIFPPLEALNIKDVIGTFSEFSLRFFLYNSVYSLLYICIILFFTVQIFSRKTFEN, encoded by the coding sequence ATGTTGAACATTGCACTCAATACCTTTAAGGAAATTGTGAGAAACAAATTTTTGTACCTCATCGTTTTCTTTGCTTGAATATTCACATTATTCTCTTTAGCTTTAGGAAAGCTTACTATTTGAGAATCACAAAAAGTTATTGTCGACTTTGGTTTGTCTATGATTGAAATATTTGGTCTCATAGGAGTTCTCTTTGTTGGAAGCCAGTTACTGTTTAAGGAAATAGAAGGGAAAACTATCTTTCTCATTCTTTCTAAACCTATTAAAAGACAAGATTTTATACTTGGGAAATTCTTTGGATTTTCTGCAACGATACTCCTTATAGTGTTTTTTCAAGCTCTCTTATTTTTAGGAGTATTATTTTTTCAAGGGATTCCCATTACTTCCTTGATACTTTGGACTGTTTTGTTTACATTTCTAAAGCTTGAAATACTTCTTGCTATTGTATTTTTTTTCTCAACATTCATGAGCACTATTATGACTATAATGGTAAGTCTCATGGTATATCTCATCTCACATAGTTTTTCACTGATAATAGACCTTTTTGTTCGAATGCAAGATATGATTCTCGTTCAATCAATTCGTATTTTTCAGCTTATTTTTCCACCACTTGAAGCTCTCAATATTAAAGATGTTATTGGTACGTTTAGTGAATTTTCTCTCCGTTTCTTTCTTTATAATTCAGTGTACAGTCTCTTATATATTTGTATTATACTTTTTTTTACGGTTCAAATATTTTCTCGTAAGACATTTGAAAATTAA
- a CDS encoding methionyl-tRNA formyltransferase, producing MKIAFFGTPEFAGNILSGILAYPELEISLVVSQPDKAIGRKRDIQTTAVKSVALTHNIRVIQPERIKKNADFFDILNSLELDFIVVVAYGKIIPKEILDIPRFGCINIHGSILPKYRGASPVQAAIKNGDSQTGLTIMYMSQGMDEGDILQIQKVSIDNIDTSEDIFEKFVSIGPKLLVDTLHKVIKGEITGVPQNHSESSHCSKISREDGRISFGKQTSNEIFNTFRAYTSWPGIHTFYNEKRLVLEDISLFDNTTENEIEGEIGECIKISKNRYGILCCDGKILEVLRVKLEGKKSMDALSFVNGNKEVLGYKFV from the coding sequence ATGAAAATAGCTTTTTTTTGAACTCCTGAATTTGCGTGAAATATACTTTCATGAATTTTAGCTTACCCTGAGCTTGAGATCTCTCTTGTAGTTTCTCAACCAGATAAAGCTATTTGAAGAAAAAGGGATATTCAAACAACGGCTGTAAAATCTGTAGCTCTCACTCATAATATTAGGGTTATTCAACCTGAAAGGATAAAGAAGAACGCAGACTTTTTTGATATTTTAAATAGTCTAGAACTTGATTTCATTGTGGTTGTAGCTTATGGAAAAATTATTCCAAAAGAAATACTCGATATACCAAGATTTTGATGTATTAATATACATTGAAGTATATTGCCAAAGTATAGAGGAGCGAGTCCAGTACAAGCAGCAATAAAAAATTGAGACTCCCAGACAGGACTTACCATTATGTACATGTCACAAGGAATGGATGAATGAGATATATTGCAAATTCAAAAAGTTTCAATAGACAACATTGACACGAGTGAGGATATATTTGAAAAGTTTGTTTCCATTGGTCCTAAATTACTGGTAGATACTCTCCATAAGGTCATTAAATGAGAAATTACGTGAGTTCCTCAAAATCATAGTGAGTCATCACATTGTTCTAAAATTTCCAGAGAAGATGGACGCATATCTTTTTGAAAACAGACGAGCAATGAAATATTTAATACTTTCAGAGCTTATACTTCTTGGCCGTGAATTCATACATTTTATAATGAAAAGAGACTCGTATTAGAGGATATCTCTCTCTTTGATAATACTACGGAAAATGAAATTGAGGGTGAAATTTGAGAGTGTATCAAAATATCTAAAAATAGATATGGAATACTCTGTTGTGACTGAAAAATACTTGAAGTTTTACGAGTGAAGCTTGAGTGAAAGAAATCTATGGACGCTCTTAGTTTTGTAAATGGAAATAAAGAAGTGCTGTGATATAAGTTTGTATAA
- a CDS encoding undecaprenyl/decaprenyl-phosphate alpha-N-acetylglucosaminyl 1-phosphate transferase: protein MGIIFFIVFFSVSFFFIEYQYKLYLVWMFGALITAVSFFDDRISLSPKIRLFIQILIGATIGISSIKIGYVSNIFGGIIDLETLSFSLFQTEVYIVPLIFTIIWYVFVFNALNWSDGIPGNTTGLSLICFIVLFLLGLKLYLTDTYAGGQINAIFIMQMSLILIGALIPFFYFDLKEKILMGDSGTMFLAFMLATLAIISGGKVATVLAVFGIYAVDAMYVIIRRLWNGKNPLTGDFTHLHHRLLDVGLGGTQILVLIFSLSFLFGITSLFLDKSGKIIVFGVITLFVLFLSSVLDRIKKIKFKK, encoded by the coding sequence ATGGGAATAATTTTTTTTATAGTGTTTTTTTCTGTCAGTTTTTTCTTTATAGAGTACCAATATAAACTTTATCTCGTTTGGATGTTTTGAGCGCTGATTACAGCTGTAAGTTTTTTTGATGATAGAATCTCGCTTAGTCCAAAAATAAGACTTTTTATTCAAATCCTCATAGGAGCAACTATATGAATAAGTTCAATAAAAATTTGATATGTAAGTAATATTTTCGGAGGTATCATAGATTTAGAAACACTTTCATTTTCTTTATTTCAAACTGAAGTTTATATAGTACCACTCATTTTTACCATTATTTGGTATGTATTTGTATTTAATGCACTCAACTGGTCAGATGGTATACCTTGAAATACAACCTGATTGTCACTGATATGTTTTATTGTGCTTTTCTTGCTCGGGCTCAAGTTATATCTCACAGATACCTATGCTGGTGGACAGATAAATGCTATATTTATTATGCAGATGAGTCTGATACTTATTGGGGCACTTATTCCTTTTTTTTATTTTGATCTCAAAGAAAAGATACTCATGTGAGACTCTGGAACGATGTTTCTCGCGTTTATGTTGGCAACTCTTGCGATTATATCTGGCTGAAAAGTAGCTACGGTATTAGCAGTATTTGGTATTTATGCGGTTGATGCGATGTATGTTATTATTCGAAGACTATGGAATTGAAAAAATCCACTTACGTGAGATTTTACACATCTTCATCATCGTCTTCTAGACGTATGACTTTGATGAACTCAAATATTAGTACTTATTTTTTCTCTCAGTTTTTTATTTGGGATAACATCTCTATTTTTAGATAAATCTGGAAAAATTATAGTGTTTGGAGTAATTACTCTTTTTGTACTGTTTTTATCGAGTGTGCTTGATAGGATTAAAAAAATTAAATTTAAAAAATAA
- a CDS encoding serine hydroxymethyltransferase, producing the protein MLSHNDPILASMIQREAERQDHEIELIASENYVSLDVLEANGSILTNKYAEGYPERRYYGGCKIIDEVESLAISRAKELFGAEHVNVQPLSGSPANMAVYMGLLTPGDKVLGFSLDQGGHLSHGHPMNFSGILYDIIPYFLNKETEEMDMDELEKLALETQPKMIIAGFSAYSRNLDWKRFREIADACGAILMADIAHIAGLIAAGIIENPVPYCDVVTTTTHKTLRGPRGGMIMCKKEFAKAIDRAVFPGIQGGPHENLIAAKAVAFGEALKPDFKVYQTQVVKNAQMLATSLQDLGYKIVSGGTDNHLMLVDVFASTGITGKQAEKALEHVGLSVNKNMVPYDVRKPLDPSGIRIGTPAATTRGMKETEMKEIARIFALALKNHENELILNGLNQEVKKLSMSFPIYT; encoded by the coding sequence ATGTTATCTCACAATGACCCTATTCTTGCTTCTATGATTCAACGAGAAGCTGAAAGACAAGACCATGAAATAGAACTTATTGCTTCAGAAAATTATGTTTCTCTAGATGTTTTAGAAGCTAATGGAAGTATTCTAACAAATAAATATGCTGAATGATACCCAGAAAGAAGGTATTATGGAGGATGTAAAATTATAGACGAAGTAGAAAGTCTTGCAATAAGTAGAGCTAAAGAACTATTTGGAGCTGAACATGTAAATGTGCAACCACTTTCATGAAGTCCAGCAAATATGGCAGTATATATGTGACTTCTCACTCCTGGTGACAAGGTACTTGGTTTTTCACTTGATCAAGGGGGGCATCTGTCTCATGGACACCCTATGAATTTTTCTGGTATTCTCTATGACATAATTCCTTATTTCTTGAATAAAGAAACTGAAGAAATGGATATGGATGAGCTTGAAAAATTAGCTCTAGAAACACAACCTAAGATGATAATTGCTTGATTTTCAGCGTATTCAAGAAATTTAGATTGGAAGCGATTTAGGGAAATTGCTGATGCATGTGGTGCTATTTTGATGGCTGATATTGCTCATATAGCTGGACTTATAGCTGCTGGTATCATTGAAAATCCAGTTCCGTATTGTGACGTTGTCACAACTACCACGCACAAGACACTTAGATGACCACGAGGTGGAATGATAATGTGCAAAAAAGAGTTTGCGAAAGCTATTGATCGAGCTGTTTTTCCTGGGATTCAATGAGGGCCTCACGAGAATCTTATTGCTGCAAAAGCTGTTGCTTTTGGTGAAGCATTGAAACCAGATTTTAAAGTCTATCAAACACAAGTTGTTAAAAATGCTCAAATGCTTGCTACTAGTTTACAAGATCTTTGATACAAAATAGTATCTGGCTGAACAGATAATCATCTTATGTTAGTAGATGTATTTGCCAGTACTGGTATAACTGGAAAACAGGCTGAAAAAGCACTCGAGCATGTTGGTTTATCAGTGAATAAAAATATGGTTCCTTATGATGTTAGAAAACCACTTGATCCATCTTGAATTCGAATAGGAACTCCTGCAGCTACTACTCGAGGGATGAAAGAAACAGAAATGAAAGAAATAGCTCGTATATTTGCACTTGCTCTTAAAAATCATGAAAATGAGTTAATTCTCAATTGATTGAATCAAGAAGTGAAAAAACTCTCTATGTCATTTCCTATTTATACTTAA